A window of Pyrus communis chromosome 3, drPyrComm1.1, whole genome shotgun sequence genomic DNA:
GTCCCAGCCAAATATAACTTTCATGGCGATTTATTACGGTGGCATACATTGGAGAGATGAAAAACTCAGTGTGCTTGGTACGATTTGCAACACGGATGCAAAGAGAATCACCGGATTGGGAGTCGTCTGAAGAATAAATAATGCACAGAGTCAATGCTTTTGCATCATAGCCAAAACATTGCGGCACTACTATTTCACCCTTAGGGTCAACGGATGTAAACCCTGGTGGAAAATCAGTTCCGGGGAGAAAAAGATCACCATTTCCCCTCGCGCTCCATTCCTATACCATTAAGTAATTAAGATTTGTACAAAAAGTTAATACATGCATGTATGTATAAGCTGTATACAGATGGGTGCAGAGagatgttgagaatcaatgttaggtagaatcaatgttaggtatggttgagtggaaaaaattaggtacaattaatgggttttgtgtggtagcaaataatcttagtttaattaagtgtgtggtgtagctttcatttggtttgctataaatacccaagtcctcaagcattgtaatcatccaaagaaaaacaaagcctagagctaaataagaaaaactttgctaattagtttgttttgtgagctttctttaatagtgtgctctattttcttcttcttgagatcattagagttatcttggatactcttcttattcaacaattggtatcagagccaagtcggtcagggatcgttcttggtagagcattggttgtaaagtctcttgaatttccgagtatgctctgtggttgcagttttgactgatcttccacatcagaaaagatttcttgagattattgttggggttatcacaaaccttgagagggagcttctttttgtcgagagtagtgtattactcggcacggtagtcactcaagcttgttcggtgtagtcaaagtcttaccgatacgatgggtgatcttcaagttgttggaggaatcaagaagctcaacaaccaaaactataacacgtgggcaacgtgtatagagtcttaccttcaaggtcaagacttgtgggaggttgtcgatggtagtgaagttacacaaccggcagcggaagatgctaacggcgtcttgcggaagtggaaaattaaagcaggcaaatcaatgtttgccttaaagaccacaatagaagaagaaatgttggagcacattcgggatgctaaaacgccaaaggaagcatgggacacttttgttacactcttttcgaagaggaacgatacaaaattgcaacttctcgagaatgagctgctatcgatggtacaacgcgacatgacgattgcccagtactttcacaaggtgaagtcgatatgccgcgaaatttcagaattagatccaacagctcctattggggaaaccaggatgaagagaataattatccatggtttgagacccgaatatcgagggttcattgccgctatacaaggatggccgacacaaccatcgcttgttgagtttgaaaatttgcttgcaagtcaagaagctatggccaagcaaatgggaggagtctcactgaagagtgaagaggaagcgctctacaccaacaaaagcaaaggcaccttcaagcggtacactggtagtggatctaaaaaggatggagaaaaggtgcaaagtcaccaaggaaatggaggctctcgttctgggggagcttggaagaatcgcggtaatagtaaaaagtttagtggcaagtgttacaactgcgggaagatgggccacatggcgaaagattgttggaccaagaaagagcctgttgaaagtaatactgctacttccagttcgaaggagaatagtgaagatggctgggatgttGAAGCATTactcgctacggaggaagaagaagaattagccctcacgataacaacaccagaacgcattgactacaaaaatgattggatcgtagattcgggctgctcaaatcatatgacgggtgataaacaaaagctgcaaaatctatctgaatacaaggggtggaaatgttgtgatccaacaagtggaaggtgctacacttcacgagatgtggtgtttgatgaagcatcttcttggtggtcctcagagaaggaggtgctaccagactccagagaatttggagaaaagctgcaacagaagatgggggagcatactatccaactccaaccaagttcagatgaatcaggataTCCAAAtgacgatgatgtcgaacaaagagtggctcagaatccttggcaaactggcgtgtatcaacaacccaacgaagaaggtgggccgagtgaaacggaagaatcaactccacaatctcaactccgaaggtcaacaagaacacgaaggccaaatcccaaatacgccaatgcagccataattgaagaaacaactgcaacagaacctgagacgttcgaagaagcatcgcagagttttgagtggatgacagctatgaaagaagagcttgatgcacttcagcaaaatcagacttgggatctcgtgccaaagtcaagagatgtgaaacccatatcctgcaagtgggtttacaagataaagcgtcgtccagatgggtcaatcgagaggtacaaggcacgattggtagctcgtggtttctctcaacagtacggactagactatgatgaaacgtttagtccagtggcgaagcttacaacagtacgagtcttacttgcacttgcagccaacaaagactggaatctgtggcagatggatgtgaagaatgcttttcttcatggagagctggatcgggagatctacatgatccaaccaatgggatttcagaaccaagatcatcctgaatatgtgtgtaaactgcggaaagcactctacggattgaaacaagcacccagggcgtggtatggtaagattgctgaatttctaacacaaagtggttattcagtaacacctgcagattccagcttgtttgtcaaagccaatgaaggaaagctagctattgtgctagtgtatgtgaatgacttaatcataaccggtgatgatgaggcagaaattcttcagacgaaggagaatttatcagtccgtttccagatgaaggaacttggtcaactcaagcatttccttggtctagaggttgatcgcacacaagaaggaatatttctctgtcaacagaagtattccaaagatttattgaagaggtttggaatgctcgaatgcaagctgatctctacgccgatggagccaaatgtcaaaatgagtgcacatgaaggaaaagatttggaagatgcgacgatgtatcgacaattggtaggtagtctgatctacttaaccttgactcgacctgacatttcttatgcagttggtgtgatgagtcagtacatgcaaaatccaaagaagcctcacttggaagcagttcgacgaatactaagatatgtgaagagtacaattgactatggtcttttgtacaagaaaggtgaagactgcaagttagttggttactgtgatgctgactatgcgggagatcatgacaccaggagaacaacaactgggtatgtgtttaagcttggttctggaaccatctcttggtgtagcaagagacagccaacggtatctttgtcaaccacagaagcagagtatagagcagcagcaatggtagctcaagagaatgcatggctggtacagttgatgagtgatctacatcaaccagtagattatccagtaccattgtactgtgataaccaatcagccattcgcttggcggaaaatccagtctttcatgcaagaactaaacatgtggaagtgcactaccactttattagagaaaaggttctacaagaagatattgagatgagacaggtcaagacgaatgatcaagttgcggacttgttcacaaaaagtttaagtacagacaagctcgaaaattttcgctgtctactcagcacagtgcaaagaatgagagctaacattgagggggagtgttgagaatcaatgttaggtagaatcaatgttaggtatggttgagtggaaaaaattaggtacaattaatgggttttgtgtggtagcaaataatcttagtttaattaagtgtgtggtgtagctttcatttggtttgctataaatacccaagtccccaagcattgtaatcatccaaagaaaaacaaagcctagagctaaataagaaaagctttactaattagtttgttttgtgagctttctttaatagtgtgctctattttcttcttcttgagatcattagagttatcttggatactcttcttattcaacaagaGAGAGATGACCTGTAGGATTGTTTTTTTAAAAGCAGCAGTGAGATTGGTGCACCCTTCCATACGAATGCTTCTCACAGTGTTAAACGACTTATGCAAGCCTAGAATCTCAGTGAGTTTGGGGGAGTGATTCAGATGCAGTTCTACCATACTTGACATTTCTGAAAAATTTGGCATCTTTTCCAATGCAATGCACTCATCTGCTTTCAGGATTTCCAAATTTGTTGGTAAATCTGGGATTTCCTGAAGGTTTTTGCAATTCGCAACAGAGAAATACTTAAGGTTCTTCAATTGTACTACGGAGTGGTGAATCTTGGACAAACTCTTACAGGCTTCGAGTATCAATCTCTCAATATTTGGGATTCTTGTAAAGTCTGGTGATTCTTTCAGGTGATCACAATAACCAAGATTGAGAAACTTCAACTTTTCAAGTGACTGTGAAACAAAAGGgaacaaatatcaaaattcaaatagaagaagaaagcatgatGTTGGTATTTAAACAACCTGGTGGAAAGAATTGATAGTTTGGTTGGGTTTGTATTGTACCACGTTGGAGTTCTTCCAGACTTGTATATTGCTACAACTCAGGTCAATGTCAACTACGTTTGGTTGATTAAAATCTTCTGGTATGGCCTGCAGAGGAAACTCAGACAAACTTAACCATCTTAACTCTTCAGAAAGATGGTCGCAGTGTCCAGTGAAATTTACGCCTTTTATTTTGAGTAATCTCAGGCTCCGCATATTTCTGAATGCTTCTGTACTGAAGCTAAGCTTGTCAGCTTCTGGAAAATCTAAAGCAATTCCTTCAATTTCTTCCGTTCCCTgtttgaaaggaaaagaaactaAAGTAAGACAAGGGTTATTTGCTTAGATTTTAACCAGTGCAGAGCACCAGTACTGGATCAATGCCATAGAGTTTGCTTAGACATCAGTTCTGTTTTAACAATCTACATTAGTCACATGTGTTACAGggttaattttcaaataattcagTAAACAAAATCAGTATAACTTTTTCTCCCTTATTACGGACATGTATTAAATGCAATTTGATTGAGGATGTACTTACACATTGCTTCCTCAATACGTGTTTTACATCTTCATGATCCCACAATCTACAACGACTTCCAAGCTTCTTAGGGGATTTTGCACGTACGATTTCTCTGCCCGTGTCTCGAGTCAAAGGATGCATCATCAGATTGCTTTCTAGATCAACAGTTACAACGCATCGCTCATGGAGTTCTCTAATGCCTATTGCTGGATTACAGTCACACCCATCCAATATTGCCATGACACGGTCCTTGTTCATTCCAACAAAGAAACAGGATATATCAAGGAATATATCCTTCACCTGGCCATCAGTAAGCCCGTCATAACTTACCTTCAGAAGTTTGTGAATTTCCTGACAAGGCTGTGATCTTTTCCATTTGTTCAATGCACTTGCCCATTCTCTTGTGGTTTTTGTACGTAGGTAAGAACCTACAGCTTCAAGTGCAAGTGGTAAACCCCCACAATAATCAACAGCTTCTCTTGAGACTTCGAGATATTCTTCATTAGGATAATTCTTTCTAAAGGCACACCGACTAAGGAGCTCAAGAGCTTCATCTTTATTCATTGCCGGCAGAGAACATATCTTATCCACTTCAAGCGTCTGTAACAAATGCTCATCTCTTGTTGTTATAACAATTCTACTTCCTGGACCAAACGAGTCACGTTTTATAGCTAATGTATTTATGTGTGTCACACAGTCTATATCATCAATTATGAGAAGAACCCTTATGTATCCAAGTCTTGTTTTTATCTCCTCAGTCCCTTCATCAACCGTACTCACCTTTATGTTGCCCGATCTCAAGATATTAGACAGAAGTATGTTTTGCGAATCAACCAGTTTCTTATCTTCTCTCACATTTCGAAGAAAACATGTACCATCAAACATGTGCTGGTAATTGTTGAAAATAGCTTTTGCAATCGTTGTCTTACCTAGTCCGCCCATCCCCCAAATTCCAATTATGCGAACATCATTGGATCCTCCAACATCTAAATAATTACTGATTTCTTGCACGCGAGAATCTATTCCAACTGGATTTCTGGCTACATTTAAGCATGCTTTCTTCAGTTTTCTAGCGATCTCGCCAACAACTTTCCTGATAAACGTTCCTTCATGCCTGGAATTAAAATCCATAATTAAGGAAAATTAAGATTTACTATGAGAATCAAGGATTAAAATGTACCAATATATACCTTAATCCTTATGAGTGCAGAATTTAATTAGGAGTGTGTAAGATTCGAATATACTAAGTTAAACTTCTACAGACAGTCATCACCGAACACTCTGATATCTAGTAAGATAGTATATTAATCCTCAAATTAAAGGAAATAAGCAAGTTATTACCCGTCAGTCACTCGAAAATCCTCGCCGCTCAACCCTGCAGCTGTATTAAGAGCATTTCTCCACGATCGGACCTCTTCTTCGTTGAACTTCTGTTTATGGTTCTGAAACGCCGTTGCAAAGCTACCAGTCTGATGCCTGACATCTGAAGGATCAACATCGTAGAAAATCGGAAA
This region includes:
- the LOC137729060 gene encoding disease resistance protein RPV1-like — encoded protein: MYTPCSKYDVFLSFRGETRKGITDHLNCTLKDNKFNVFLDEDELTRGDAITEKLKQAIKRSRLAAIMFSKGYADSRWCLEELVEIMECRRTLGQLVFPIFYDVDPSDVRHQTGSFATAFQNHKQKFNEEEVRSWRNALNTAAGLSGEDFRVTDGHEGTFIRKVVGEIARKLKKACLNVARNPVGIDSRVQEISNYLDVGGSNDVRIIGIWGMGGLGKTTIAKAIFNNYQHMFDGTCFLRNVREDKKLVDSQNILLSNILRSGNIKVSTVDEGTEEIKTRLGYIRVLLIIDDIDCVTHINTLAIKRDSFGPGSRIVITTRDEHLLQTLEVDKICSLPAMNKDEALELLSRCAFRKNYPNEEYLEVSREAVDYCGGLPLALEAVGSYLRTKTTREWASALNKWKRSQPCQEIHKLLKVSYDGLTDGQVKDIFLDISCFFVGMNKDRVMAILDGCDCNPAIGIRELHERCVVTVDLESNLMMHPLTRDTGREIVRAKSPKKLGSRCRLWDHEDVKHVLRKQCGTEEIEGIALDFPEADKLSFSTEAFRNMRSLRLLKIKGVNFTGHCDHLSEELRWLSLSEFPLQAIPEDFNQPNVVDIDLSCSNIQVWKNSNVSLEKLKFLNLGYCDHLKESPDFTRIPNIERLILEACKSLSKIHHSVVQLKNLKYFSVANCKNLQEIPDLPTNLEILKADECIALEKMPNFSEMSSMVELHLNHSPKLTEILGLHKSFNTVRSIRMEGCTNLTAAFKKTILQEWSARGNGDLFLPGTDFPPGFTSVDPKGEIVVPQCFGYDAKALTLCIIYSSDDSQSGDSLCIRVANRTKHTEFFISPMYATVINRHESYIWLGHISNNELKVNGGDKINVGAHFLEHGSTDNIHLRVQKIGVYLEQEKLVNELANFITRSSEYDEDVKDVSLMQDQVGLSSEENRSRKRLRSIPGLKEMQEIDALINSCMDKEKQKAIEKL